The sequence GTCAACCATTTCATTGTATGAAATCACTATGTTATTGTTTACAGAATAACAATTCTTACATTGTTATTCACTGTTATAACAATCTATACATGGTAATCCATGCATAATTAATTTATGATACTAACAACATCCCATAaaggtatttttgaaaacaaatacTCCGTATTACTTAGTTACAACCTTTGAGattatgcagattttggtacaACAATAAAACTAATCCAGTATTTATTTCAACTGCAACATAATCACCATATTATAATCTGTGTAACTTCCCTGAGAACCAAAGGACACCTAAAGGTCAAGTATATAGGTAATGTTTTGCTATAGACCAAATTTCCAAGTAGTTATCCTTGTATATAAACACTTCCCCCACCAGTGATGTCAAAATAGCATCCTTCCTTTGATTTGTCTCTAGATGTCAAATACACAAATCTTTTCTGACCAAACACAGtataacatttaaaaaaaaataatcaaaatatctAGTATGATATCCATAAAGTAAAAAGTTGTGAACTACACATATCATGCTACTGATTCTGGTAAAGACTTCCAGATCAATTTTCTTTGCTATaggggaaaaaaagaaaggaataGAGCAACAAAGAGGAAAGAACATACGCTTGTACATGAACCTATAATGGCTCTTGAACAAATTTGACTGTAGCTAAAGGAGAAGCCCGTCGAAAAGTTAACAAATCAATCAACATTTTCACCACTTTATCCGTGACATATATAGTAGGAGCAACAATCATTTGTTCAAGCACAGGCGAATGTCCAAGTAAGAATTTGATAAATGCTATTTCATGCGGCAGACCAGAGAAATCAGACATCTGGACAATCTTCAGTTTACCGAAAGTGCAGTCAGCAGGCCAGTCTTTCTCCCAAAAGTCCAGATCATAAATATCAGTtgtagttgtgattgaggaacTCTGACAAAGACAAGGTGCATAAACAGGAGCATTTTGTGAAAACCTATATCGTTTAGAATAAGAAATCAAACATTTTGACTAATACTTACTGATATCTGAAGCTCTTCTAGATTAGGGGAGCTCACAATCAAGCGAAGCACAACAAGTAACTCTTTCATGTCTTCAAAACTAACTTGGTACAGTTCAATGAACTTCAGATTTTGATACATAACGGGAAAGCTTCCTTGCTCATTACCTATACTCAAATACTGCGCACACACCACACACAGAGGGTGGAAGGAGGGGTTAGACTATAGATATTCAATCTGTAATTAAAACATTTCCGGAAAAAGAGATACATGAAAGTATTTTATGATCCGACGAATTTCGGGAAAGAACCTTACTTTAGTGAAGTAAATATGGCCAATAAGCCTCTCAAGGCGAGGAACACAACCAAGAAACTTGTCAAAATTGCAACCTGAGCTTTGTTCAAAGTGCTCAGCTATATCATCAGTCATATACATAGCAACTGAAATGCCGATCAAATGTGGGGTGTTCTCAAGGCGTATATCCTTAAATTCACCTTCCAAATTCAAATATTTGAGATTTGGTGCTCGAATAGTAAGCTCCAAACTGTCAAAATATGACAAAGTCAAGCTCTCAAGAAGAGGGCAACTCGAGATCAGACCTTCAATATCATGTGGAGGAATGATAACTTGCTGCAGGCTAAGGTGCTTCAAAGACAAGAAGCCTTTGAAATTTGGAGGAGGGTTTA is a genomic window of Nicotiana tabacum cultivar K326 chromosome 16, ASM71507v2, whole genome shotgun sequence containing:
- the LOC107809597 gene encoding F-box/FBD/LRR-repeat protein At1g13570-like; this translates as MDTDSGRDLISDLPQSIIETILIKLPLLDAVRTSVLSRKWRYKWATITELVFNDTCLIPCQDKAIISCNLVNFITRCLFLHDGPIHKFELNTSYSPTSPDLDQWLLFLSRKDIKELIIDIGEDDWFRAPSCLFFCPKLTHLVLVRCELNPPPNFKGFLSLKHLSLQQVIIPPHDIEGLISSCPLLESLTLSYFDSLELTIRAPNLKYLNLEGEFKDIRLENTPHLIGISVAMYMTDDIAEHFEQSSGCNFDKFLGCVPRLERLIGHIYFTKYLSIGNEQGSFPVMYQNLKFIELYQVSFEDMKELLVVLRLIVSSPNLEELQISSSSITTTTDIYDLDFWEKDWPADCTFGKLKIVQMSDFSGLPHEIAFIKFLLGHSPVLEQMIVAPTIYVTDKVVKMLIDLLTFRRASPLATVKFVQEPL